Proteins from a genomic interval of Arvicola amphibius chromosome 10, mArvAmp1.2, whole genome shotgun sequence:
- the LOC119824403 gene encoding LOW QUALITY PROTEIN: CD209 antigen-like protein D (The sequence of the model RefSeq protein was modified relative to this genomic sequence to represent the inferred CDS: inserted 2 bases in 1 codon) — MVIPPEHPSQQEPHCNPLVLKLLSFLFLSGLLLITLALVSKVPSSQAQNKIYQEFKQLKTEVHDGFCQPCPRDXVFFHGNCYVFSKSQCNWHNSITACQGEQCWNKGEPNNVEDEDGTEFSMDGWNDLKCDALNFWIYKKALTSSCTTK; from the exons ATGGTGATTCCACCAGAACACCCAAGTCAGCAGGAACCACA CTGCAACCCCTTGGTCCTGAAGTTGCTCTCCTTCCTGTTCTTGTCTGGGCTTCTGCTGATCACTCTTGCCCTAG TCTCAAAGGTTCCCAGCTCCCAGGCTCAGAACAAAATCTACCAGGAGTTCAAGCAGCTGAAGACTGAAGTACACG ATGGCTTCTGTCAACCCTGCCCCAGGGA TGTGTTCTTCCATGGAAACTGTTATGTCTTCTCCAAGTCCCAATGCAACTGGCACAACTCCATCACTGCCTGCCAGGGGGAGCAG TGTTGGAATAAAGGGGAGCCCAACAATGTCGAGGACGAAGATGGCACAGAGTTCTCTATGGATGGCTGGAATGATCTCAAATGTGATGCCCTAAATTTCTGGATCTATAAGAAAGCTTTAACTTCATCATGCACCACCAAATGA